In a genomic window of Phacochoerus africanus isolate WHEZ1 chromosome 6, ROS_Pafr_v1, whole genome shotgun sequence:
- the KIFC2 gene encoding kinesin-like protein KIFC2 isoform X3: MYAFYSLLIYIFYSLFRRDGGAAASADPGNPAGDPRPPGNGSAGLRSSVRCKAGGRRRPDQPTAELWTELTGLVGCSESEGGPGGAAEGAPAEVSLEEALVRLAEFLSVQLGAEESLGNSPDLSKPADVPPLLTVTGQLLALLAWIRSPRGRQALHQGTQPASGVQPPVQAGSPSQEESPSHSPRVEDQGQQPPRLEEDQRAWQRLEQLILGQEEAGALVELQDQLQEAQDTTEALRVQLGVQEVQLQGLRGALRQLQQDTEQNCRRELQQMRGQLAGLRACMASLRQGCGDLRGLVSTFTQSCQGSLSEARGQVSWALGALSAGGAGTQLLEAQQGPPTGCPGRMLELKGNIRVLCRLRPGTPSSLVSLEPGPGGSVTTCYRGHRRRFRLDWVFPPHASQEEVFRELESAVLSCLGGYSVCIFTYGQTGTGKTYSMEGPPEDPGIAPRALQSLFREMGTGGQHRVTLSMVEIYNEAVRDLLAPGPPQRLAVRQGPAGQGGIQVAGLTHWDVPNLEALHQMLSLGRSNRATAATTMNQHSSRSHALVTLTLRAAPPRRGPATAGTLHLVDLAGSERAWKAGAAAGTPREDRDSAQRLREARTINRSLLALGGVMAALRARRPHVPFRDSQLTRLLQPALGPGTTAVLLLQISTRPEDLGETVCSLKFAERVGQVELGPARPRRAPRSGTPSSLSTDTPLTGTPCTPTPSPGSPPSPGRDSGSSSALPPPEDLAS, encoded by the exons ATGTACGCCTTCTACTCGCTGCTCATCTACATCTTCTACAGCCTATTCCGCAGGGATGGCGGGGCGGCGGCGTCCGCCGATCCTGGGAACCCCGCCGGCGACCCCCGTCCTCCTGGGAACGGTTCTGCAGGCCTGCGCAGC AGTGTCCGCTGCAAGGCCGGGGGTCGCCGCCGCCCCGACCAGCCCACCGCAGAACTGTGGACCGAGCTGACCGGCCTGGTCG GCTGCTCGGAGTCTGAGGGTGGCCCGGGAGGGGCAGCCGAAGGCGCTCCCGCCGAGGTCTCCCTGGAAGAGGCTCTCGTGCGCCTTGCTGAGTTCCTCTCAGTCCAGCTGGGGGCGGAAGAGAGCTTGGGGAATTCTCCAGACCTGAGCAAG CCGGCTGATGTTCCCCCACTGCTGACGGTGACTGGTCAGCTCTTGGCCCTCCTGGCATGGATTCGGAGCCCCAGGGGAAGGCAGGCCCTGCACCAGGGGACTCAGCCAGCCTCAGGGGTGCAGCCCCCTGTTCAGGCTG GATCCCCGTCCCAAGAGGAAAGCCCTTCCCATTCCCCGAGGGTTGAGGACCAGGGGCAGCAGCCTCCGAGGTTGGAGGAAGACCAGAGGGCTTGGCAGCGGCTGGAACAGCTCATCCTGGGACAG GAGGAGGCAGGAGCACTGGTGGAGCTCCAGGACCAGCTTCAAGAGGCCCAGGACACCACAGAAGCCCTCCGAGTCCAG CTGGGGGTGcaggaggtgcagctgcagggccTTCGGGGGGCCCTCCGGCAGCTCCAGCAGGACACTGAGCAGAACTGCAGACGGGAACTGCAGCAGATGCGTGGGCAGCTGGCAg GACTTCGTGCCTGCATGGCCAGCCTGCGTCAGGGCTGTGGGGACCTCCGGGGCCTGGTCAGCACCTTTACCCAGAGCTGCCAGGGTTCGCTGAGTGAAGCCCGGGGCCAG GTATCCTGGGCCCTGGGGGCACTGTCAGCGGGAGGGGCTGGGACTCAGCTCCTCGAGGCACAGCAGGGTCCCCCAACTGGATGCCCAGGGCGAATGCTGGAGCTCAAGG GAAACATCCGTGTGCTGTGTCGGCTGAGGCCAGGGACACCCTCCAGCCTGGTGAGCTTGGAGCCCGGCCCGGGTGGCAGTGTCACCACCTGCTATCGAGGGCACCGGCGTCGCTTCCGCCTGGACTGGGTCTTCCCTCCACATGCCAGCCAGGAGGAG GTCTTCAGGGAGCTGGAGTCGGCAGTGCTGTCCTGCCTCGGAGGCTACAGTGTCTGCATCTTCACCTACGGTCAGACAGGGACGGGGAAGACCTACAGCATGGAG GGCCCACCTGAGGACCCTGGCATAGCTCCCCGGGCGCTGCAGTCACTGTTCCGGGAGATGGGGACAGGGGGACAGCACCGCGTCACCCTCAGCATGGTGGAGATCTACAACGAGGCTGTCAG GGACCTCCTAGCCCCAGGGCCTCCCCAGCGCCTGGCAGTGAGGCAGGGCCCAGCCGGCCAGGGGGGAATCCAGGTGGCAGGCCTCACCCACTGGGACGTGCCCAACCTGGAGGCGCTACACCAG ATGCTGAGCCTGGGTAGGAGCAACCGCgccaccgccgccaccaccaTGAACCAGCACAGCTCTCGTTCGCACGCCCTGGTCACGCTGACGCTGCGCGCGGCGCCCCCACGGCGCGGCCCGGCCACCGCAG GCACGCTGCACCTGGTGGACCTGGCGGGCTCCGAGCGTGCCTGGAAGGCGGGGGCGGCAGCCGGCACGCCGCGGGAGGACCGGGACAGCGCCCAGCGTCTGCGCGAGGCTCGGACCATCAACCGCTCGCTGCTGGCGCTGGGGGGCGTGATGGCCGCGCTGCGGGCCCGCCGGCCGCACGTGCCCTTCCGCGACTCGCAGCTCACGCGCCTGCTGCAGCCGGCGCTGGGCCCCGGCACCACCGCGgtgctgctgctgcag ATCTCCACGCGGCCCGAGGACCTCGGCGAGACCGTGTGCTCCCTCAAGTTCGCCGAGCGAGTGGGCCAGGTGGAGCTGGGTCCGGCCAGGCCCCGCAGGGCCCCGCGCTCCGGGACGCCCTCGTCGCTGAGCACGGACACACCCCTCACTGGGACCCCCTGCACCCCGACGCCGTCCCCTGGCAGCCCCCCAAGCCCTGGCCGGGACAGCGGCTCCAGCTCGGCCCTGCCCCCGCCGGAGGACCTGGCTTCGTAG
- the KIFC2 gene encoding kinesin-like protein KIFC2 isoform X4, translating to MDSEPQGKAGPAPGDSASLRGAAPCSGWCVRSRSPSQEESPSHSPRVEDQGQQPPRLEEDQRAWQRLEQLILGQLEELKHQLELQGQELGQLRLGVGATDSEKRVQHLTLENSALKQSLSLTRDLLLRWGPGPPSRAPQEEAGALVELQDQLQEAQDTTEALRVQLGVQEVQLQGLRGALRQLQQDTEQNCRRELQQMRGQLAGLRACMASLRQGCGDLRGLVSTFTQSCQGSLSEARGQVSWALGALSAGGAGTQLLEAQQGPPTGCPGRMLELKGNIRVLCRLRPGTPSSLVSLEPGPGGSVTTCYRGHRRRFRLDWVFPPHASQEEVFRELESAVLSCLGGYSVCIFTYGQTGTGKTYSMEGPPEDPGIAPRALQSLFREMGTGGQHRVTLSMVEIYNEAVRDLLAPGPPQRLAVRQGPAGQGGIQVAGLTHWDVPNLEALHQMLSLGRSNRATAATTMNQHSSRSHALVTLTLRAAPPRRGPATAGTLHLVDLAGSERAWKAGAAAGTPREDRDSAQRLREARTINRSLLALGGVMAALRARRPHVPFRDSQLTRLLQPALGPGTTAVLLLQISTRPEDLGETVCSLKFAERVGQVELGPARPRRAPRSGTPSSLSTDTPLTGTPCTPTPSPGSPPSPGRDSGSSSALPPPEDLAS from the exons ATGGATTCGGAGCCCCAGGGGAAGGCAGGCCCTGCACCAGGGGACTCAGCCAGCCTCAGGGGTGCAGCCCCCTGTTCAGGCTGGTGCGTAAGGAGTA GATCCCCGTCCCAAGAGGAAAGCCCTTCCCATTCCCCGAGGGTTGAGGACCAGGGGCAGCAGCCTCCGAGGTTGGAGGAAGACCAGAGGGCTTGGCAGCGGCTGGAACAGCTCATCCTGGGACAG CTGGAAGAGCTGAAGCATCAGCTGGAACTGCAGGGGCAGGAGCTGGGTCAGCTGCGCCTGGGAGTG GGGGCGACGGACTCAGAGAAGAGGGTTCAGCATCTAACTTTGGAGAATAGCGCCCTGAAGCAGAGCCTGAGCCTTACTCGGGACCTCCTGCTGCGCTGGGGCCCAGGCCCCCCGAGCAGGGCCCCCCAG GAGGAGGCAGGAGCACTGGTGGAGCTCCAGGACCAGCTTCAAGAGGCCCAGGACACCACAGAAGCCCTCCGAGTCCAG CTGGGGGTGcaggaggtgcagctgcagggccTTCGGGGGGCCCTCCGGCAGCTCCAGCAGGACACTGAGCAGAACTGCAGACGGGAACTGCAGCAGATGCGTGGGCAGCTGGCAg GACTTCGTGCCTGCATGGCCAGCCTGCGTCAGGGCTGTGGGGACCTCCGGGGCCTGGTCAGCACCTTTACCCAGAGCTGCCAGGGTTCGCTGAGTGAAGCCCGGGGCCAG GTATCCTGGGCCCTGGGGGCACTGTCAGCGGGAGGGGCTGGGACTCAGCTCCTCGAGGCACAGCAGGGTCCCCCAACTGGATGCCCAGGGCGAATGCTGGAGCTCAAGG GAAACATCCGTGTGCTGTGTCGGCTGAGGCCAGGGACACCCTCCAGCCTGGTGAGCTTGGAGCCCGGCCCGGGTGGCAGTGTCACCACCTGCTATCGAGGGCACCGGCGTCGCTTCCGCCTGGACTGGGTCTTCCCTCCACATGCCAGCCAGGAGGAG GTCTTCAGGGAGCTGGAGTCGGCAGTGCTGTCCTGCCTCGGAGGCTACAGTGTCTGCATCTTCACCTACGGTCAGACAGGGACGGGGAAGACCTACAGCATGGAG GGCCCACCTGAGGACCCTGGCATAGCTCCCCGGGCGCTGCAGTCACTGTTCCGGGAGATGGGGACAGGGGGACAGCACCGCGTCACCCTCAGCATGGTGGAGATCTACAACGAGGCTGTCAG GGACCTCCTAGCCCCAGGGCCTCCCCAGCGCCTGGCAGTGAGGCAGGGCCCAGCCGGCCAGGGGGGAATCCAGGTGGCAGGCCTCACCCACTGGGACGTGCCCAACCTGGAGGCGCTACACCAG ATGCTGAGCCTGGGTAGGAGCAACCGCgccaccgccgccaccaccaTGAACCAGCACAGCTCTCGTTCGCACGCCCTGGTCACGCTGACGCTGCGCGCGGCGCCCCCACGGCGCGGCCCGGCCACCGCAG GCACGCTGCACCTGGTGGACCTGGCGGGCTCCGAGCGTGCCTGGAAGGCGGGGGCGGCAGCCGGCACGCCGCGGGAGGACCGGGACAGCGCCCAGCGTCTGCGCGAGGCTCGGACCATCAACCGCTCGCTGCTGGCGCTGGGGGGCGTGATGGCCGCGCTGCGGGCCCGCCGGCCGCACGTGCCCTTCCGCGACTCGCAGCTCACGCGCCTGCTGCAGCCGGCGCTGGGCCCCGGCACCACCGCGgtgctgctgctgcag ATCTCCACGCGGCCCGAGGACCTCGGCGAGACCGTGTGCTCCCTCAAGTTCGCCGAGCGAGTGGGCCAGGTGGAGCTGGGTCCGGCCAGGCCCCGCAGGGCCCCGCGCTCCGGGACGCCCTCGTCGCTGAGCACGGACACACCCCTCACTGGGACCCCCTGCACCCCGACGCCGTCCCCTGGCAGCCCCCCAAGCCCTGGCCGGGACAGCGGCTCCAGCTCGGCCCTGCCCCCGCCGGAGGACCTGGCTTCGTAG
- the KIFC2 gene encoding kinesin-like protein KIFC2 isoform X2 — MYAFYSLLIYIFYSLFRRDGGAAASADPGNPAGDPRPPGNGSAGLRSSVRCKAGGRRRPDQPTAELWTELTGLVGCSESEGGPGGAAEGAPAEVSLEEALVRLAEFLSVQLGAEESLGNSPDLSKPADVPPLLTVTGQLLALLAWIRSPRGRQALHQGTQPASGVQPPVQAGSPSQEESPSHSPRVEDQGQQPPRLEEDQRAWQRLEQLILGQGATDSEKRVQHLTLENSALKQSLSLTRDLLLRWGPGPPSRAPQEEAGALVELQDQLQEAQDTTEALRVQLGVQEVQLQGLRGALRQLQQDTEQNCRRELQQMRGQLAGLRACMASLRQGCGDLRGLVSTFTQSCQGSLSEARGQVSWALGALSAGGAGTQLLEAQQGPPTGCPGRMLELKGNIRVLCRLRPGTPSSLVSLEPGPGGSVTTCYRGHRRRFRLDWVFPPHASQEEVFRELESAVLSCLGGYSVCIFTYGQTGTGKTYSMEGPPEDPGIAPRALQSLFREMGTGGQHRVTLSMVEIYNEAVRDLLAPGPPQRLAVRQGPAGQGGIQVAGLTHWDVPNLEALHQMLSLGRSNRATAATTMNQHSSRSHALVTLTLRAAPPRRGPATAGTLHLVDLAGSERAWKAGAAAGTPREDRDSAQRLREARTINRSLLALGGVMAALRARRPHVPFRDSQLTRLLQPALGPGTTAVLLLQISTRPEDLGETVCSLKFAERVGQVELGPARPRRAPRSGTPSSLSTDTPLTGTPCTPTPSPGSPPSPGRDSGSSSALPPPEDLAS; from the exons ATGTACGCCTTCTACTCGCTGCTCATCTACATCTTCTACAGCCTATTCCGCAGGGATGGCGGGGCGGCGGCGTCCGCCGATCCTGGGAACCCCGCCGGCGACCCCCGTCCTCCTGGGAACGGTTCTGCAGGCCTGCGCAGC AGTGTCCGCTGCAAGGCCGGGGGTCGCCGCCGCCCCGACCAGCCCACCGCAGAACTGTGGACCGAGCTGACCGGCCTGGTCG GCTGCTCGGAGTCTGAGGGTGGCCCGGGAGGGGCAGCCGAAGGCGCTCCCGCCGAGGTCTCCCTGGAAGAGGCTCTCGTGCGCCTTGCTGAGTTCCTCTCAGTCCAGCTGGGGGCGGAAGAGAGCTTGGGGAATTCTCCAGACCTGAGCAAG CCGGCTGATGTTCCCCCACTGCTGACGGTGACTGGTCAGCTCTTGGCCCTCCTGGCATGGATTCGGAGCCCCAGGGGAAGGCAGGCCCTGCACCAGGGGACTCAGCCAGCCTCAGGGGTGCAGCCCCCTGTTCAGGCTG GATCCCCGTCCCAAGAGGAAAGCCCTTCCCATTCCCCGAGGGTTGAGGACCAGGGGCAGCAGCCTCCGAGGTTGGAGGAAGACCAGAGGGCTTGGCAGCGGCTGGAACAGCTCATCCTGGGACAG GGGGCGACGGACTCAGAGAAGAGGGTTCAGCATCTAACTTTGGAGAATAGCGCCCTGAAGCAGAGCCTGAGCCTTACTCGGGACCTCCTGCTGCGCTGGGGCCCAGGCCCCCCGAGCAGGGCCCCCCAG GAGGAGGCAGGAGCACTGGTGGAGCTCCAGGACCAGCTTCAAGAGGCCCAGGACACCACAGAAGCCCTCCGAGTCCAG CTGGGGGTGcaggaggtgcagctgcagggccTTCGGGGGGCCCTCCGGCAGCTCCAGCAGGACACTGAGCAGAACTGCAGACGGGAACTGCAGCAGATGCGTGGGCAGCTGGCAg GACTTCGTGCCTGCATGGCCAGCCTGCGTCAGGGCTGTGGGGACCTCCGGGGCCTGGTCAGCACCTTTACCCAGAGCTGCCAGGGTTCGCTGAGTGAAGCCCGGGGCCAG GTATCCTGGGCCCTGGGGGCACTGTCAGCGGGAGGGGCTGGGACTCAGCTCCTCGAGGCACAGCAGGGTCCCCCAACTGGATGCCCAGGGCGAATGCTGGAGCTCAAGG GAAACATCCGTGTGCTGTGTCGGCTGAGGCCAGGGACACCCTCCAGCCTGGTGAGCTTGGAGCCCGGCCCGGGTGGCAGTGTCACCACCTGCTATCGAGGGCACCGGCGTCGCTTCCGCCTGGACTGGGTCTTCCCTCCACATGCCAGCCAGGAGGAG GTCTTCAGGGAGCTGGAGTCGGCAGTGCTGTCCTGCCTCGGAGGCTACAGTGTCTGCATCTTCACCTACGGTCAGACAGGGACGGGGAAGACCTACAGCATGGAG GGCCCACCTGAGGACCCTGGCATAGCTCCCCGGGCGCTGCAGTCACTGTTCCGGGAGATGGGGACAGGGGGACAGCACCGCGTCACCCTCAGCATGGTGGAGATCTACAACGAGGCTGTCAG GGACCTCCTAGCCCCAGGGCCTCCCCAGCGCCTGGCAGTGAGGCAGGGCCCAGCCGGCCAGGGGGGAATCCAGGTGGCAGGCCTCACCCACTGGGACGTGCCCAACCTGGAGGCGCTACACCAG ATGCTGAGCCTGGGTAGGAGCAACCGCgccaccgccgccaccaccaTGAACCAGCACAGCTCTCGTTCGCACGCCCTGGTCACGCTGACGCTGCGCGCGGCGCCCCCACGGCGCGGCCCGGCCACCGCAG GCACGCTGCACCTGGTGGACCTGGCGGGCTCCGAGCGTGCCTGGAAGGCGGGGGCGGCAGCCGGCACGCCGCGGGAGGACCGGGACAGCGCCCAGCGTCTGCGCGAGGCTCGGACCATCAACCGCTCGCTGCTGGCGCTGGGGGGCGTGATGGCCGCGCTGCGGGCCCGCCGGCCGCACGTGCCCTTCCGCGACTCGCAGCTCACGCGCCTGCTGCAGCCGGCGCTGGGCCCCGGCACCACCGCGgtgctgctgctgcag ATCTCCACGCGGCCCGAGGACCTCGGCGAGACCGTGTGCTCCCTCAAGTTCGCCGAGCGAGTGGGCCAGGTGGAGCTGGGTCCGGCCAGGCCCCGCAGGGCCCCGCGCTCCGGGACGCCCTCGTCGCTGAGCACGGACACACCCCTCACTGGGACCCCCTGCACCCCGACGCCGTCCCCTGGCAGCCCCCCAAGCCCTGGCCGGGACAGCGGCTCCAGCTCGGCCCTGCCCCCGCCGGAGGACCTGGCTTCGTAG
- the KIFC2 gene encoding kinesin-like protein KIFC2 isoform X1, translating to MYAFYSLLIYIFYSLFRRDGGAAASADPGNPAGDPRPPGNGSAGLRSSVRCKAGGRRRPDQPTAELWTELTGLVGCSESEGGPGGAAEGAPAEVSLEEALVRLAEFLSVQLGAEESLGNSPDLSKPADVPPLLTVTGQLLALLAWIRSPRGRQALHQGTQPASGVQPPVQAGSPSQEESPSHSPRVEDQGQQPPRLEEDQRAWQRLEQLILGQLEELKHQLELQGQELGQLRLGVGATDSEKRVQHLTLENSALKQSLSLTRDLLLRWGPGPPSRAPQEEAGALVELQDQLQEAQDTTEALRVQLGVQEVQLQGLRGALRQLQQDTEQNCRRELQQMRGQLAGLRACMASLRQGCGDLRGLVSTFTQSCQGSLSEARGQVSWALGALSAGGAGTQLLEAQQGPPTGCPGRMLELKGNIRVLCRLRPGTPSSLVSLEPGPGGSVTTCYRGHRRRFRLDWVFPPHASQEEVFRELESAVLSCLGGYSVCIFTYGQTGTGKTYSMEGPPEDPGIAPRALQSLFREMGTGGQHRVTLSMVEIYNEAVRDLLAPGPPQRLAVRQGPAGQGGIQVAGLTHWDVPNLEALHQMLSLGRSNRATAATTMNQHSSRSHALVTLTLRAAPPRRGPATAGTLHLVDLAGSERAWKAGAAAGTPREDRDSAQRLREARTINRSLLALGGVMAALRARRPHVPFRDSQLTRLLQPALGPGTTAVLLLQISTRPEDLGETVCSLKFAERVGQVELGPARPRRAPRSGTPSSLSTDTPLTGTPCTPTPSPGSPPSPGRDSGSSSALPPPEDLAS from the exons ATGTACGCCTTCTACTCGCTGCTCATCTACATCTTCTACAGCCTATTCCGCAGGGATGGCGGGGCGGCGGCGTCCGCCGATCCTGGGAACCCCGCCGGCGACCCCCGTCCTCCTGGGAACGGTTCTGCAGGCCTGCGCAGC AGTGTCCGCTGCAAGGCCGGGGGTCGCCGCCGCCCCGACCAGCCCACCGCAGAACTGTGGACCGAGCTGACCGGCCTGGTCG GCTGCTCGGAGTCTGAGGGTGGCCCGGGAGGGGCAGCCGAAGGCGCTCCCGCCGAGGTCTCCCTGGAAGAGGCTCTCGTGCGCCTTGCTGAGTTCCTCTCAGTCCAGCTGGGGGCGGAAGAGAGCTTGGGGAATTCTCCAGACCTGAGCAAG CCGGCTGATGTTCCCCCACTGCTGACGGTGACTGGTCAGCTCTTGGCCCTCCTGGCATGGATTCGGAGCCCCAGGGGAAGGCAGGCCCTGCACCAGGGGACTCAGCCAGCCTCAGGGGTGCAGCCCCCTGTTCAGGCTG GATCCCCGTCCCAAGAGGAAAGCCCTTCCCATTCCCCGAGGGTTGAGGACCAGGGGCAGCAGCCTCCGAGGTTGGAGGAAGACCAGAGGGCTTGGCAGCGGCTGGAACAGCTCATCCTGGGACAG CTGGAAGAGCTGAAGCATCAGCTGGAACTGCAGGGGCAGGAGCTGGGTCAGCTGCGCCTGGGAGTG GGGGCGACGGACTCAGAGAAGAGGGTTCAGCATCTAACTTTGGAGAATAGCGCCCTGAAGCAGAGCCTGAGCCTTACTCGGGACCTCCTGCTGCGCTGGGGCCCAGGCCCCCCGAGCAGGGCCCCCCAG GAGGAGGCAGGAGCACTGGTGGAGCTCCAGGACCAGCTTCAAGAGGCCCAGGACACCACAGAAGCCCTCCGAGTCCAG CTGGGGGTGcaggaggtgcagctgcagggccTTCGGGGGGCCCTCCGGCAGCTCCAGCAGGACACTGAGCAGAACTGCAGACGGGAACTGCAGCAGATGCGTGGGCAGCTGGCAg GACTTCGTGCCTGCATGGCCAGCCTGCGTCAGGGCTGTGGGGACCTCCGGGGCCTGGTCAGCACCTTTACCCAGAGCTGCCAGGGTTCGCTGAGTGAAGCCCGGGGCCAG GTATCCTGGGCCCTGGGGGCACTGTCAGCGGGAGGGGCTGGGACTCAGCTCCTCGAGGCACAGCAGGGTCCCCCAACTGGATGCCCAGGGCGAATGCTGGAGCTCAAGG GAAACATCCGTGTGCTGTGTCGGCTGAGGCCAGGGACACCCTCCAGCCTGGTGAGCTTGGAGCCCGGCCCGGGTGGCAGTGTCACCACCTGCTATCGAGGGCACCGGCGTCGCTTCCGCCTGGACTGGGTCTTCCCTCCACATGCCAGCCAGGAGGAG GTCTTCAGGGAGCTGGAGTCGGCAGTGCTGTCCTGCCTCGGAGGCTACAGTGTCTGCATCTTCACCTACGGTCAGACAGGGACGGGGAAGACCTACAGCATGGAG GGCCCACCTGAGGACCCTGGCATAGCTCCCCGGGCGCTGCAGTCACTGTTCCGGGAGATGGGGACAGGGGGACAGCACCGCGTCACCCTCAGCATGGTGGAGATCTACAACGAGGCTGTCAG GGACCTCCTAGCCCCAGGGCCTCCCCAGCGCCTGGCAGTGAGGCAGGGCCCAGCCGGCCAGGGGGGAATCCAGGTGGCAGGCCTCACCCACTGGGACGTGCCCAACCTGGAGGCGCTACACCAG ATGCTGAGCCTGGGTAGGAGCAACCGCgccaccgccgccaccaccaTGAACCAGCACAGCTCTCGTTCGCACGCCCTGGTCACGCTGACGCTGCGCGCGGCGCCCCCACGGCGCGGCCCGGCCACCGCAG GCACGCTGCACCTGGTGGACCTGGCGGGCTCCGAGCGTGCCTGGAAGGCGGGGGCGGCAGCCGGCACGCCGCGGGAGGACCGGGACAGCGCCCAGCGTCTGCGCGAGGCTCGGACCATCAACCGCTCGCTGCTGGCGCTGGGGGGCGTGATGGCCGCGCTGCGGGCCCGCCGGCCGCACGTGCCCTTCCGCGACTCGCAGCTCACGCGCCTGCTGCAGCCGGCGCTGGGCCCCGGCACCACCGCGgtgctgctgctgcag ATCTCCACGCGGCCCGAGGACCTCGGCGAGACCGTGTGCTCCCTCAAGTTCGCCGAGCGAGTGGGCCAGGTGGAGCTGGGTCCGGCCAGGCCCCGCAGGGCCCCGCGCTCCGGGACGCCCTCGTCGCTGAGCACGGACACACCCCTCACTGGGACCCCCTGCACCCCGACGCCGTCCCCTGGCAGCCCCCCAAGCCCTGGCCGGGACAGCGGCTCCAGCTCGGCCCTGCCCCCGCCGGAGGACCTGGCTTCGTAG